One region of Deltaproteobacteria bacterium genomic DNA includes:
- a CDS encoding ion transporter has protein sequence MLGGRGIRRRDGRAGSVTTRERWRQIIFEADTAPGKAFDVVLLALILASVLAVMLESVASVRAAAGAELRVAEWIFTVLFSAEYLARLAVVERPLRYARSFFGLVDLLAILPSYMSLVLPGAESLLVIRAFRLLRVFRVFKLGRFLGEQNLLLTSLRMSRAKVLVFLATVLTLDLIVGSAMYLIEGPESGFTSIPTAMYWAIP, from the coding sequence ATGCTTGGCGGCCGTGGGATCCGCAGGCGCGACGGAAGAGCAGGCAGCGTGACGACGCGCGAGCGCTGGCGCCAGATCATCTTCGAGGCCGACACCGCGCCGGGGAAGGCCTTCGACGTGGTGCTTCTGGCGCTGATCCTCGCCAGCGTGCTGGCCGTGATGCTCGAGAGCGTCGCGTCGGTTCGCGCCGCCGCCGGCGCCGAGCTGCGGGTCGCCGAGTGGATCTTCACCGTGCTCTTCAGCGCCGAGTACCTCGCGCGCCTGGCCGTCGTGGAGCGGCCGCTCCGCTACGCCAGGAGCTTCTTCGGGCTCGTGGACCTGCTCGCGATCCTGCCGAGCTACATGTCCCTGGTGCTGCCGGGCGCCGAGTCGCTGCTGGTGATCCGGGCCTTCCGACTGCTGCGCGTGTTCCGCGTCTTCAAGCTGGGCCGGTTCCTCGGCGAGCAGAACCTGCTGCTCACCTCGCTGCGCATGAGCCGCGCCAAAGTGCTGGTCTTTCTCGCGACCGTGCTGACCCTCGACCTGATCGTCGGATCGGCGATGTACCTGATCGAGGGGCCGGAGTCCGGCTTCACGAGCATTCCCACCGCGATGTACTGGGCGATCCCC